One segment of Macrotis lagotis isolate mMagLag1 chromosome 1, bilby.v1.9.chrom.fasta, whole genome shotgun sequence DNA contains the following:
- the MYCN gene encoding N-myc proto-oncogene protein codes for MPVGAAAPRNPDLEFARLQPCFLPDEDEGPGPDAAPPGEEIWKKFELLPTPPRSPSRAWAAEPPPEPEPWARPGDLAAVVLRDCMWSGPAARDKPGRPAPPPPPPRRAPAEPAPPAAADCVDPAAVFPCPARRPGRPPPAGPGCSGDDTLSDSDDEDEEEEEEEIDVVTVEKRKASASNNPKAVTTFTITVRPKNATPAITATMGMVRAQPGELILKRCAPIHQQHNYAAPSPFVESEEAPPLKKIKAEAPPRPAKSAPVPPKAKSSSPRNSDSEDSERRRNHNILERQRRNDLRSSFLTLRDHVPELVRNDKAAKVVILKKATEYVRSLQAEEQRLQAEKKKLMASQEQLLKKMEHARTC; via the exons ATGCCGGTGGGCGCCGCGGCCCCCCGCAACCCGGACCTGGAGTTCGCGCGGCTGCAGCCCTGCTTCCTGCCGGACGAGGACGAGGGCCCCGGGCCCGACGCGGCGCCGCCGGGCGAGGAGATCTGGAAGAAGTTCGAGCTGCTGCCCACGCCGCCGCGCTCGCCCAGCCGCGCCTGGGCCGCCGAGCCGCCCCCCGAGCCCGAGCCCTGGGCCCGGCCCGGAGACCTGGCGGCCGTGGTGCTGCGCGACTGCATGTGGAGCGGCCCCGCCGCGCGCGACAAGCCGGGCCGCCccgcgcccccgccgccgccgccgcgccggGCCCCGGCCGAGCCcgcgccccccgccgccgccgaCTGCGTGGACCCCGCCGCCGTGTTCCCCTGCCCCGCGCGCCGGCCCGGCCGCCCCCCGCCCGCGGGGCCCGGCTGCTCCGGGGACGACACGCTCAGCGACTCGG AcgatgaagatgaggaagaagaagaggaggagatagATGTGGTGACGGTGGAGAAGCGCAAAGCATCAGCGTCCAACAATCCCAAGGCGGTCACCACATTCACCATCACCGTCCGGCCCAAAAATGCCACTCCGGCCATCACCGCCACCATGGGCATGGTCCGGGCCCAACCTGGGGAGCTGATCCTCAAGCGTTGTGCACCCATCCATCAGCAACACAACTACGCCGCGCCCTCCCCCTTTGTGGAGAGCGAGGAGGCGCCTCCCCTGAAGAAGATAAAGGCTGAGGCCCCACCCCGCCCTGCCAAAAGCGCCCCGGTGCCCCCCAAGGCCAAGAGCTCCAGCCCCCGCAACTCGGACTCGGAGGACAGTGAGCGCCGCCGCAACCACAACATCCTAGAGCGCCAGCGACGGAACGACCTGAGGTCCAGTTTCCTTACCCTCAGGGACCACGTGCCGGAGCTGGTCAGGAACGACAAGGCGGCCAAGGTGGTCATCTTGAAGAAGGCCACCGAGTACGTCCGCTCCCTGCAGGCGGAGGAGCAGCGGCTCCAGGCGGAGAAGAAGAAGCTGATGGCCTCGCAGGAGCAGCTGCTCAAGAAGATGGAGCACGCGCGGACTTGCTAG